acaaaaccccagctCTTCTAGAGACTCTCTGAGTACAGGTTTGGGAAGTCCAAGTCCATGACTGGTACTATGCTTCAAGTGAAGGGGGCTCATGGTTTAAATGAAACAGACCAGGTGAAAGAAGGCTACAAAGGAAACCAATGTACAGACAAGTCCTGggtcagaaaagagaaagagcccAATGACCTGATCATCTGAACTAGTGCCTGAGGACCATGTTAATGTCCCCGAAAGGTCCTGTATACAGCCAATTTATATGAAAGACAAACTAGACACCATGAActacttacaaaggaaaatgaacaagtagaaaatgaaatcagTGTGCTAAAGAGCCATCAAGCTCAGCATGGTGggacatgcccttaatcccaggcagaggcaggtagatctccatgagttccaggctagcctggtctacatagagcattccaggtcagccaaaCTGCATAgaaagactttgtcttaaaacaaataaaacaaaacaaacaaacaaacaaaacaaaacaaaaaggtaaaataaaaccaGCAAGATTACAGGTTAGATTAtatgaagagaaaggggaaaatctCTGCAATTTGAGATttgcattaaaacaaaaacacaaaggagAAATAATGATGTTTCTTTGATGACAGGATTCACAAAGAGAACTTGTATAATGCTCCAGTGATATCAGGATTACTCACAAAAGCTTAAGCCTGAGCATTCCAAGACTAAAGTCCTGTACAAGGGAGTTCAGAAACTAAGAACAAATCAGACCCTGATTTCTAAAGAATGGGAAACCAGACATTCCAAGCATCTACAGATGAATGAAAAAAGCCAACGTACTGAGCAGGGACTTAGTATTACACTTAGTATTAGTGCAAAAGCAATGTGATACCTACACAAGGCTCAAAAGACAGTGTAAAGAGAAGAACTAATCCAATACCATACACAAAAACATGGGGTAAAATCAGCAAAGGCAGAACATGCAGACACTAGGAGATGATGGGACTCAATGAGAATGATAGATCTTGAATATTAGAGCTCTAAAATAACAGCTCAAGAGAATGCTAATAAATACAAACAATTAAGGAATGTGAATGTACAGTATCACTGTCACAGAAactcaacaaaaacagaaaatctgtAACAGAAACAGTAGAAGTAGCTGCTGTTGAAATGATTCTTGGTCCTTGGAAGCTTATCCCTCAGGATCTATATATGGTCAAAGCCtagtctacctagtgagttctaggccagccaagacttcatagcgagaccttgtctcaaaaaattaaaaagactacTTTAGGGAGAGTAATAAAAGTATGTACAGATTAAAAACCTTTTCTGAAAGATGATAGTCATTGAACTGATCATAAAACACTTTGATAATTTCCTATTAAATGTGTTATGTGaaaaccttaaatttttaaaagccaaaactATGTACTCAGATTTGGTATTCTAGGCTCTAAGTTCCAATAAAATCTAGGGCAATCCAGGAAAATATGACAATCAGGGGCCAGAAATAACGTGGCTTCTCTTAGGAGTACTTTCTAAACTGTTACTTCCTTGCCAATTTGAAAGCTTTTCTGGTGGAAAGAACTGATGAAGAGCCTATATAATATGCAATGGAATAAAAAATGAACTGAAGGCATCGAGTGTTGATTGTCATGGGCATGATGCATCCTCATCAACACAGTCACAGCTCTTCAAAGTGTTTCAAAATGTTTGTTCACTTGCTTTCTCAGTTACActgaacacttttttttcttagagaaaCTAACTTCACCTGTAACTTCCTCTCTAGTCAATCAGCTAAATATTAATACCTTCCCAATTCTCATCTCAGAATGATGGCTTCAAGTCTATCAACAGCTgtggaagaaacaaaacaaaccagatgaCGTGCCAAACACAAACTTCTCATCAGCCACCCTTTCCAATGAACAAAAACACCATTTGTAGATAAAACACATACAACAAAACATCAGTGCCAACATTCTGAGATCAATCTTGCTGAAACATTGTGCTTTTCCCTTCAGATCCAGTCTCGCTATTGCACATGCCTCATTGCAGATGAGAGCTTAATGCATAAACTGTTatcactgaaaacaaacaatCCATACAAAATGTAAAGGAATATCAAAGTAAATGTGCAAATAACACTGGTGCTTAAAGCCCCAAGTGGAAGTCCCTAAAACAAAGGAGTTATAGTTGGCAGAAGAAAGGCCAAGTAACTAGACCTGCTTTCTCCTACTTCTCTTTAATAAGATCTTATTTGCTAGCACAAACTCAAAGACAAAACTGCAAGCTAACAAAAACTACCACACTAAACtgagtttcctgtttgttttttaattaacttcCTTTATATAGGGTAATAAGTCCAAGTAGAAAATAAGTTATTGACATACTTTTCCAAGTAACAGTCCAAGCATTTCCAGCCTCGTAGAACAGGGAGAACAGTTCCCAGCTGTACATGTTGGCGAGCTTAGCATTCAATCTGGGAACTTGGCACTCTACGCATGTTCAGGGCGTGCCGGTGTATCTCTTGCATCTGTCTGATGCGGTCCTTCTGCCACATTAAGTTTTGAGGCATAGGGTATCTCTGTGTGCCATGCAAATACCGGTAGGGGATCCTGACGTGACATGCGGTGGCCCTACAACGGGGCTGAGGCATGGGAGGAAGCAGCATCCACCTCTTTCTCTCAGCACAGTATCGGTAGGCCTCCTTCCGGTACTGTTTGTCAATGTCATCGCTGTTTTTCCAGCCTCCAATAATGAAGACGTCATCTTTGTAGTAGCAAATGGCTGCTCCTTCAATGCTTAGAACTTCTGGAGGCAAGCTTTCAAGGATTTCATCAGATACCTGACTGGCAATTTTTCTTACTGCCTCTTCGTTTTCTAAAGAATAACTCTTGGGACAGCATGATGCTGTCTGATAAAAGTTTGAATTGACCACAGACATCTGGAAAAAACAGTAATTGTCAATAAGTGGTAAGGATTCCACATCTTTCCACTGTCGAGTCTCTGTATCATAGCAAGTAATTACAGCCTTCAATCCATCCTCAGTGTCCCGGTCCACAGGAGTGCGGGCAGCAATGTACACAAACCGGTCTTCAATGGCTAGTGCTTTGACATCTCGAAGAATCTTTGGTGCTGATTCTAAGTTGTGCCATTTATCAAGCTCAGGATTGTAAACAGTCACATCTTTAAAGCCAGGGCTAAAATTGCCATGTCCTCCAATGCTATACAGCTTCCCTTTGACTTCTGTTAGCCCAAAAGAATGCTTTCTTGTCATCAGACTACAAACATGTTCCCATGTATTCAAGTTTGGGTTGTACCTTTCCACAGTTTTAGCAAACCCTGGTTCCATTGAGCCAGCAACATACACATAAGATTCTGTTACTGCAACGGCATGTCCATCAAGGTGATTATGAATGTGGGGCAGATTTACCCATCTGTCCTCATCAACAAAATATCCCACACATTCACTTAAATAGTCTCCTCCTTCTGACACACCTCCAATAACCATGATTACGTCCATGTTTTGTCCATAGCGAGGTAAGAGTGAGACATGGGAAGCGGGGTGCTGGAGTGTGCCAGACTGTATATTCTCTGCTCTGAGTGCATGCCTCTCCACTGCATCAGCCACCAGCTTGACGCAAACTTCATTATTGGCCACCAGTCGCTCTGGTTTGACATGCCGTGTAAGGTAGGTGGGTTTCATCTGGGACAACCTGAGCAATTTAAAAAGTTCTTcaaagtatctctctctctcttcagcattTCTCTGAACCCACTTCAAAACCGTTTCAAAAAGAACCTCTTCAGAATCCACGGTAATTTCTAAGTCCGAAAGCCAGTCTCGAATGAGATGGAAAGGTAAAGTATAAAATTCTTCATCCTGAATGACTTTATAGAAATTTCTCCGGATCATATCTGCAGCTTTCAGAGCAAGCTGGCTTAGGGTGTACATGTGGGCTAAGCTATGAATGGCCACACAATTTGAGAGATGAAgttttttcttcagaaattctCCACAAAATTCTTTTAAACGAATTAATAAGAATCTAGaatcaagaaaaagagaaaagattaattttggaatgtatttattttatatggttGCATTGTAGGTGTACCCAAATTATACAAATCGAAATGGTAGGGTTAATCTCGTAAGCACAGTATCTGAAACAGCTCCTCCCTGCCCCAATAAGCAAGTATTATGCTGGGGATTCTATTTTTCAGGAGGAAGGGTTTGAGATAGGTCTCACTaagcagatggctcagtgggtaaagacacttgccagaGCAAGCCTagagacccaagttcaatccctagaatccacat
Above is a window of Onychomys torridus chromosome 8, mOncTor1.1, whole genome shotgun sequence DNA encoding:
- the Klhl11 gene encoding kelch-like protein 11, with protein sequence MAAAVAAAAAAAAAAASLQVLEMESMETAAASSAGLAAEVRGSGTVDFGPGPGISAMEASGGDPGPEAEDFECSTHCSELSWRQNEQRRQGLFCDITLCFGGAGGREFRAHRSVLAAATEYFTPLLSGQFSESRSGRVEMRKWSSEPGPEPDTVEAVIEYMYTGRIRVSTGSVHEVLELADRFLLIRLKEFCGEFLKKKLHLSNCVAIHSLAHMYTLSQLALKAADMIRRNFYKVIQDEEFYTLPFHLIRDWLSDLEITVDSEEVLFETVLKWVQRNAEERERYFEELFKLLRLSQMKPTYLTRHVKPERLVANNEVCVKLVADAVERHALRAENIQSGTLQHPASHVSLLPRYGQNMDVIMVIGGVSEGGDYLSECVGYFVDEDRWVNLPHIHNHLDGHAVAVTESYVYVAGSMEPGFAKTVERYNPNLNTWEHVCSLMTRKHSFGLTEVKGKLYSIGGHGNFSPGFKDVTVYNPELDKWHNLESAPKILRDVKALAIEDRFVYIAARTPVDRDTEDGLKAVITCYDTETRQWKDVESLPLIDNYCFFQMSVVNSNFYQTASCCPKSYSLENEEAVRKIASQVSDEILESLPPEVLSIEGAAICYYKDDVFIIGGWKNSDDIDKQYRKEAYRYCAERKRWMLLPPMPQPRCRATACHVRIPYRYLHGTQRYPMPQNLMWQKDRIRQMQEIHRHALNMRRVPSSQIEC